A DNA window from Variovorax sp. J2L1-78 contains the following coding sequences:
- a CDS encoding zinc-dependent alcohol dehydrogenase → MPAIHPPVVSDDFYACWTEAPGRAAIRSGTLGPVGEGDVRVRALHSAVSRGTELLVFNGEVPESEHARMRAPFQEGEFPAPVKYGYASVGVVDAGPPALQGRAVFCLYPHQTHYVVPQGAVHRLPDGLPPARAVLAAHMETAVNALWDATPRVGDRVAVVGGGVVGLLVAWLASRMPGVQVELVDVRAERAQVAARLGLAFALPAEATPDADLVVHASGQSAGLVTALGLAGFEATVLELSWYGRRAVALPLGEAFHARRLTLRSSQVGHVATAQRGRWTHARRMALALSLLRDPVLDTLVTDAASFDDLPQVLARLAAGAPDTLCHRIDYA, encoded by the coding sequence ATGCCAGCAATTCATCCCCCTGTGGTGTCCGATGACTTCTACGCCTGCTGGACCGAGGCGCCTGGCCGCGCCGCGATCCGCAGCGGCACGCTCGGGCCGGTCGGCGAGGGCGACGTGCGGGTGCGCGCCCTGCACAGCGCCGTGAGCCGCGGCACCGAGCTGCTGGTGTTCAACGGCGAGGTGCCCGAGAGCGAACACGCGCGCATGCGTGCGCCGTTTCAGGAGGGCGAATTTCCCGCGCCGGTGAAGTACGGCTATGCCAGCGTCGGCGTCGTCGACGCGGGGCCGCCTGCACTGCAGGGCCGGGCCGTCTTCTGCCTGTACCCGCACCAGACGCACTACGTCGTGCCGCAGGGCGCCGTGCACCGGTTGCCCGACGGCCTGCCGCCCGCGCGGGCGGTGCTCGCGGCCCACATGGAGACGGCGGTCAATGCGCTGTGGGACGCCACACCGCGCGTCGGCGACCGCGTCGCGGTGGTCGGTGGCGGCGTGGTGGGCCTGCTGGTCGCGTGGCTGGCCTCGCGCATGCCAGGGGTGCAGGTCGAGCTCGTCGATGTTCGCGCCGAGCGGGCGCAGGTCGCCGCGCGCCTGGGGCTGGCCTTCGCCTTGCCGGCCGAGGCCACCCCCGACGCCGACCTCGTCGTGCATGCCAGCGGCCAGTCGGCCGGGCTGGTCACGGCGCTGGGGCTGGCCGGTTTCGAAGCGACCGTGCTCGAGCTGAGCTGGTACGGCCGCCGCGCCGTCGCGCTGCCGCTGGGCGAGGCCTTCCATGCCCGGCGGCTGACACTGCGCAGCTCGCAGGTCGGGCATGTGGCCACCGCGCAGCGCGGCCGCTGGACACACGCGCGGCGCATGGCGCTCGCGCTGTCGCTGCTGCGCGACCCGGTGCTCGACACACTGGTCACCGACGCCGCATCCTTCGATGATCTGCCGCAGGTGCTCGCGCGCCTGGCCGCCGGTGCGCCCGACACGTTGTGCCATCGCATCGACTACGCCTGA
- a CDS encoding CDP-alcohol phosphatidyltransferase family protein — MFSHTAPPRPHRTSERETRDTRDAHAALRRDAAFVMACTGLGLVAVAAGVTVAAGMGAWFVPKAIAVFGVASALVWRALPTHAPQRRFGAANGITLFRLALVALLAASVGEPALHTPLLAWFAVGLATVGALLDAADGAIARRRGQGSDFGARFDMETDALLIAVLSVLVLALDKTGAWVLAAGALRYAFVLAAGAWPWLAEPLPPSVRRKTVCVVQIVTLIVCLGPIVTPEWAGMIAGAGLAALAYSFGVDILALARRSPRS, encoded by the coding sequence ATGTTCAGCCACACCGCCCCACCGCGACCGCACCGCACCAGCGAGCGCGAAACACGTGACACCCGCGATGCGCATGCCGCGCTCCGGCGCGACGCGGCATTCGTGATGGCGTGCACCGGCCTCGGCCTGGTCGCTGTGGCCGCCGGGGTCACGGTCGCGGCAGGGATGGGCGCATGGTTCGTGCCGAAGGCGATCGCGGTGTTCGGCGTCGCATCGGCCCTCGTGTGGCGTGCCCTGCCGACGCACGCGCCACAGCGGCGCTTCGGCGCCGCCAACGGCATCACGCTCTTTCGCCTGGCGCTGGTCGCGTTGCTGGCCGCCAGCGTCGGCGAGCCGGCGTTGCACACGCCGCTCTTGGCCTGGTTCGCCGTCGGGCTGGCGACCGTCGGCGCGCTGCTCGATGCGGCCGACGGTGCCATCGCCCGCCGGCGCGGCCAAGGCAGTGATTTCGGCGCGCGATTCGATATGGAGACCGATGCGCTGCTGATCGCGGTGCTCAGCGTGCTGGTGCTGGCCCTCGACAAGACCGGCGCCTGGGTGCTGGCGGCCGGCGCCCTGCGCTATGCGTTTGTGCTGGCGGCCGGCGCTTGGCCCTGGCTCGCGGAGCCCCTGCCGCCGAGCGTGCGGCGCAAGACGGTGTGCGTGGTGCAGATCGTCACGCTCATCGTCTGCCTCGGCCCGATCGTCACACCGGAATGGGCCGGCATGATCGCCGGGGCCGGGCTGGCGGCGCTCGCCTATTCGTTCGGGGTCGACATCCTGGCGCTGGCCCGCCGCAGCCCCAGGTCCTGA
- a CDS encoding phosphotransferase family protein, which yields MTKTETTPEFDPARLRDFLRRAIPGLDGEMRLARIGGGQSNPTFFVDFDNRALVLRKQPPGDLLPSAHAVDREFRILRALSGTDVPVPNAVLYCDDRSVVGTPFYVMDKLDGRVMSTYALPQIAPAERRAYYFAMAETLAKLHRVDLAATGLTDYGKPGNFFQRQITRWIRQWDASRTREDANIDRLIAWLPANIPPSDQTTIAHGDFRFGNLMFHPTEPRVIAVLDWELSTLGHPLADVAYSCMAWHTGADEFEGMRDIDLAAEGIPTQAEYVAHYQRSGGCAEPVTNFHLAFSLFRFAVILEGIAARAKSGSAAADDAVQVGAQAAGFARRAVALID from the coding sequence ATGACAAAAACAGAGACAACCCCCGAATTCGACCCGGCCCGCCTGCGCGACTTTCTGCGCCGGGCCATCCCCGGCCTGGACGGCGAGATGCGCCTCGCGCGCATCGGCGGCGGCCAGTCGAACCCCACCTTCTTCGTCGACTTCGACAACCGCGCGCTGGTGCTGCGCAAGCAGCCACCGGGCGACCTGCTGCCCTCGGCGCATGCGGTCGACCGTGAGTTCCGCATCCTGCGCGCGCTGTCGGGCACCGACGTGCCGGTGCCCAATGCCGTGCTGTACTGCGACGACCGCAGCGTCGTCGGCACCCCCTTCTACGTCATGGACAAGCTCGACGGCCGGGTGATGTCGACCTACGCGCTGCCGCAGATCGCGCCGGCCGAGCGGCGCGCCTACTACTTCGCCATGGCCGAGACGCTGGCGAAGCTGCACCGGGTCGACCTGGCCGCCACCGGCCTGACCGACTACGGCAAGCCGGGCAACTTCTTCCAGCGCCAGATCACGCGCTGGATCCGCCAGTGGGATGCCTCGCGCACCCGCGAGGACGCGAACATCGACCGCCTCATCGCCTGGCTACCCGCGAACATTCCGCCGAGCGACCAGACCACCATCGCGCATGGCGACTTCCGCTTCGGCAACCTGATGTTCCACCCGACCGAGCCACGCGTGATCGCGGTGCTCGACTGGGAGCTGTCCACGCTCGGCCACCCCCTGGCCGACGTGGCCTACAGCTGCATGGCCTGGCACACCGGCGCCGACGAGTTCGAAGGCATGCGCGACATCGACCTGGCCGCCGAGGGCATCCCGACGCAGGCGGAGTACGTTGCGCACTACCAGCGCAGCGGCGGCTGCGCCGAGCCGGTGACGAACTTCCACCTGGCCTTCTCGCTGTTCCGCTTCGCGGTGATCCTCGAAGGCATCGCCGCGCGTGCCAAGAGCGGCAGCGCGGCGGCCGACGATGCGGTGCAGGTCGGCGCGCAGGCGGCCGGCTTCGCCCGCCGTGCGGTCGCGCTGATCGATTAG
- a CDS encoding acyl-CoA dehydrogenase family protein: MDFSLTPAQTDLQERTRRFIADEVIPMENDPRQDAHGPSEALRNDLVARARAHGLLTPHASKEHGGLGLSHVDKAIVFEEAGYSPLGPVALNIHAPDEGNIHLMEEVATPAQKARWLQPLIDGHIRSCFCMTEPPPGAGSDPSMMQTLAVQDGDHYVITGRKWFITGATGAGFAIVMARMEDGRATMFLADMDQPAIVIERQIDAMDSCFTGGHGVVRFDGLRVPADDVLGAVGEGFRYAQVRLAPARLTHCMRWLGQARRAHEVASDYARQRQAFGQPLVEHEGVGFMLADNEMDLHTARLAIWHCAWVLDQGGKGRHESSMAKVMCSEAEWRVVDRSVQILGASGVSGESIVARIFKDMRAFRVYDGPSEVHRWSMAKRIARG; the protein is encoded by the coding sequence ATGGATTTCAGCCTCACGCCTGCCCAGACCGACCTGCAGGAGCGCACCCGCCGCTTCATCGCCGACGAGGTGATCCCGATGGAGAACGACCCGCGGCAGGACGCGCACGGGCCCAGCGAGGCGCTGCGCAACGACCTGGTGGCCCGTGCCCGGGCGCACGGCCTGCTCACGCCCCACGCATCGAAGGAACATGGCGGCCTGGGCCTGTCGCATGTCGACAAGGCCATCGTCTTCGAAGAGGCCGGCTATTCGCCGCTGGGCCCGGTGGCGCTCAACATCCATGCGCCCGACGAAGGCAACATCCACCTGATGGAAGAGGTCGCCACGCCCGCGCAGAAGGCGCGCTGGCTGCAGCCGCTGATCGACGGCCACATCCGCTCCTGCTTCTGCATGACCGAGCCGCCGCCCGGCGCCGGTTCCGACCCGTCGATGATGCAGACGCTGGCGGTGCAAGACGGCGACCACTACGTCATCACCGGCCGCAAATGGTTCATCACCGGCGCCACCGGCGCGGGCTTCGCGATCGTCATGGCGCGCATGGAAGACGGCCGCGCCACCATGTTCCTGGCGGACATGGACCAGCCTGCCATCGTGATCGAGCGGCAGATCGACGCCATGGACAGCTGCTTCACCGGCGGCCATGGCGTGGTGCGCTTCGATGGCCTGCGCGTGCCGGCCGACGATGTGCTGGGCGCCGTCGGCGAGGGCTTTCGCTATGCGCAGGTGCGGCTTGCGCCGGCGCGCCTCACGCACTGCATGCGCTGGCTCGGCCAGGCGCGCCGCGCGCACGAAGTGGCGAGCGACTATGCCCGCCAGCGCCAGGCCTTCGGCCAGCCGCTGGTCGAGCACGAGGGCGTGGGCTTCATGCTGGCGGACAACGAGATGGACCTGCACACCGCACGGCTGGCGATCTGGCACTGCGCCTGGGTGCTCGACCAGGGCGGCAAGGGCCGCCACGAATCGAGCATGGCCAAGGTGATGTGTTCCGAAGCCGAATGGCGCGTGGTCGACCGTTCGGTGCAGATCCTCGGCGCGAGCGGCGTGTCGGGCGAGAGCATCGTCGCGCGCATCTTCAAGGACATGCGCGCCTTCCGCGTCTACGACGGCCCGTCGGAAGTGCACCGCTGGAGCATGGCCAAGCGCATCGCGCGGGGTTAG
- a CDS encoding HU family DNA-binding protein, whose amino-acid sequence MNRIELVEKIASTHNTSKAEAARILETITGAIVGAVKKGDPVQLVGFGTFKQVARAARSGFNPQAGTKIKIAAQKVPKFVPGAAFKAAVDPKAAKRKAEKAAAKPVAKKAAPAKKAVAKK is encoded by the coding sequence GTGAACCGTATCGAACTCGTCGAGAAAATCGCCTCCACCCACAACACCAGCAAGGCCGAAGCGGCTCGCATCCTGGAAACCATCACCGGCGCCATCGTCGGTGCGGTCAAGAAGGGCGACCCCGTGCAACTCGTCGGTTTCGGCACCTTCAAGCAGGTCGCACGCGCTGCACGCTCGGGCTTCAACCCGCAAGCCGGCACCAAGATCAAGATCGCCGCGCAGAAGGTGCCGAAGTTCGTTCCCGGCGCTGCGTTCAAGGCGGCCGTGGACCCGAAGGCCGCCAAGCGCAAGGCCGAGAAGGCCGCTGCAAAGCCGGTCGCCAAGAAGGCCGCTCCGGCCAAGAAGGCCGTGGCCAAGAAGTGA
- the flhD gene encoding flagellar transcriptional regulator FlhD: MDIDSNDSGAVAEVHKEIGDINLAYMLLAQKLVKQDKAAAMFRLGIGPELAELLASMSLSQIVKLAASKLLLCSFRLDNKPMLTVAADDKSSGLQQAHMSILMAARHMRENTASLN; encoded by the coding sequence GTGGATATCGATTCGAACGACAGCGGCGCGGTGGCCGAGGTGCACAAGGAAATCGGCGACATCAATCTGGCCTACATGCTGCTGGCACAGAAGCTGGTGAAGCAGGACAAGGCAGCCGCGATGTTTCGCTTGGGCATCGGCCCGGAACTGGCAGAACTGCTGGCCAGCATGTCGCTGTCGCAGATCGTGAAGCTCGCCGCGTCGAAGCTGCTGCTGTGCAGCTTCCGGCTCGACAACAAGCCCATGCTGACGGTGGCCGCCGACGACAAGAGCAGCGGCCTGCAACAGGCGCACATGTCCATCCTGATGGCTGCACGCCACATGCGCGAAAACACCGCCAGCTTGAATTGA
- a CDS encoding SMP-30/gluconolactonase/LRE family protein, whose amino-acid sequence MFLIQPPTVRELTLFSAMPDVLRRPERSPWADANRGGAATDSFLEGPVFDGAGNLYVSDIPWGRVFRIDPQGAWTLVAEYDGEPNGMKFLDASTLLITDYKNGLMRLDVASGVVRPYLERRNSERFKGVNDLIFDAEGNLYFTDQGQSGLHDPTGRLFRLRPSGQLDLLLNNVPSPNGVALSPDGKVLYLAVTRGNCVWRVPLLPDGSVSKVSQFFTSYGPSGPDGLAVDTKGNLLMANPGLGWVWVLNARAEPVLVLRGPAGASITNMAFGGTEGRTLYVTDSTHGRILSASLEDPGVRLHQGTGTVEDSTSPRHVR is encoded by the coding sequence ATGTTCCTGATCCAGCCTCCGACCGTCCGAGAACTCACCCTGTTCAGCGCGATGCCCGACGTGTTGCGACGCCCGGAGCGCAGCCCCTGGGCCGATGCCAACCGCGGCGGTGCGGCGACCGACTCCTTCCTGGAGGGGCCGGTGTTCGACGGTGCCGGCAATCTCTACGTGAGCGACATCCCGTGGGGCCGGGTCTTCCGCATCGACCCGCAGGGTGCGTGGACGCTGGTCGCGGAATACGACGGCGAGCCGAACGGCATGAAGTTCCTGGACGCCAGCACACTCCTCATCACCGACTACAAGAACGGCCTGATGCGCCTGGACGTGGCGTCGGGCGTGGTGCGCCCGTACCTCGAGCGTCGCAACAGCGAGCGCTTCAAGGGCGTCAATGACCTGATCTTCGACGCAGAGGGCAATCTCTACTTCACCGACCAGGGCCAGAGCGGCCTGCACGACCCCACGGGGCGGCTGTTCCGGCTGCGTCCGAGCGGCCAGCTCGACCTGCTGCTGAACAACGTGCCGAGTCCCAACGGCGTGGCGCTGTCGCCGGACGGCAAGGTGCTCTACCTGGCGGTGACCCGCGGGAACTGCGTCTGGCGGGTGCCGCTGCTGCCCGACGGCAGCGTCTCGAAGGTGAGCCAGTTCTTCACGTCCTACGGCCCGAGCGGCCCGGACGGGCTGGCGGTCGACACGAAGGGCAACCTGCTCATGGCCAACCCGGGGCTGGGTTGGGTCTGGGTGCTGAACGCGCGTGCCGAACCCGTGCTGGTCCTGCGCGGGCCCGCCGGCGCGTCCATCACCAACATGGCCTTCGGCGGTACGGAAGGTCGCACGCTGTACGTGACGGACTCGACGCACGGAAGGATCTTGTCGGCCTCTCTAGAAGATCCGGGTGTGCGGCTCCACCAGGGAACGGGCACCGTCGAGGATTCGACCTCGCCGCGTCACGTGCGCTGA
- a CDS encoding amidohydrolase family protein → MQPLPPLSQPVPHSVGLGRPSHRLPAGACDSHMHIFDTRFASSPHWRRQPPDAPVAAYRQLQRRLGTSRTVVVTPSTYGIDNACTLDALAQLGDDARGVAVVDAQVSEPALDRLAAQGICGLRVNFVTPQSWGTTTPAMLTTLARKAARLGWHVQVFMHPEQVVALAPVLAALPVPLVIDHLARIDPAQGPGADGVDAVRRLLDSGNTWVKLSGAYMRSAIGGPTYADTWPLGRALVRSAPERLVWGSDWPHTTEAPATVDDAALLDTLQAWCDGDAGTIDRIMVDNPARLYGFSRRPSGR, encoded by the coding sequence ATGCAGCCCCTGCCTCCGCTGTCGCAGCCGGTGCCCCACTCGGTCGGCCTGGGCCGGCCATCGCACCGCCTGCCCGCAGGGGCCTGCGACAGCCACATGCACATCTTCGATACGCGCTTCGCGTCGTCGCCGCACTGGCGCCGGCAACCGCCCGACGCGCCCGTGGCCGCCTATCGGCAGCTGCAGCGGCGGCTGGGCACATCACGCACGGTGGTCGTCACGCCGTCTACCTACGGCATCGACAACGCCTGCACGCTCGATGCGCTGGCGCAGCTGGGCGACGATGCGCGCGGCGTGGCGGTGGTGGATGCGCAGGTGAGCGAACCCGCGCTGGACCGGCTCGCCGCACAGGGCATCTGCGGGCTGCGCGTGAACTTCGTGACGCCGCAGTCGTGGGGCACGACCACGCCGGCGATGCTCACGACGCTGGCCCGGAAGGCGGCGAGGCTCGGCTGGCATGTGCAGGTCTTCATGCACCCCGAACAGGTGGTCGCGCTGGCGCCGGTACTGGCGGCATTGCCGGTGCCGCTGGTGATCGACCACCTGGCGCGCATCGACCCGGCGCAGGGCCCCGGTGCCGACGGCGTCGACGCGGTCCGTCGGCTGCTCGACAGCGGCAACACGTGGGTGAAGCTCTCCGGCGCCTACATGCGATCGGCCATCGGCGGGCCGACCTACGCGGACACGTGGCCCCTGGGGCGCGCGCTGGTGCGATCAGCACCGGAGCGCCTGGTGTGGGGCAGCGACTGGCCGCACACCACGGAGGCACCCGCAACCGTGGACGACGCGGCCCTGCTGGACACGCTGCAGGCCTGGTGCGACGGCGACGCGGGCACCATCGACAGAATCATGGTCGACAACCCCGCGCGGCTCTACGGGTTCTCGCGCCGGCCTTCCGGCAGATAG
- a CDS encoding Bug family tripartite tricarboxylate transporter substrate binding protein — MLRFSVTRRIAVAAIALTALAAHAAFPDRPITIVVPYAPGGAADAVARVLAARMGEKLGTSVIVDNRAGASGTIGAAYVAKAGADGYTMLYDATPYSINPHLFPRMPYAADALQPLSLVLVAPNALIVKADSPYKTVADLVAKAKATPGKLNFASGGSGTVQRLATELFRQKLQLDMVHVPYKSGGPAIADLMGGQVDFMFGTVAATYPLISAGKLRALAVSSPQRSPRLPDVPTVAETVVPGYEAFEWNGMFLPAKTPKDVADKLQKAVVDVLKEDEVQQRLKDLGAQPVGSTPAEFAAFLKKEDAKWGEVVKKGDIKLD, encoded by the coding sequence ATGCTTCGTTTTTCCGTGACCCGCCGCATCGCTGTTGCGGCCATTGCCCTGACCGCGCTCGCGGCGCACGCCGCCTTCCCCGATCGCCCGATCACGATCGTCGTGCCCTATGCCCCGGGCGGCGCTGCCGATGCGGTCGCCCGCGTGCTGGCCGCGCGCATGGGCGAGAAGCTGGGCACCAGCGTGATCGTGGACAACCGTGCCGGTGCCAGCGGCACGATCGGCGCGGCCTACGTCGCCAAGGCCGGCGCCGATGGCTACACCATGCTCTACGACGCCACGCCGTACTCGATCAACCCGCATCTCTTCCCCCGCATGCCCTATGCGGCGGATGCGCTGCAGCCCCTGTCGCTGGTGCTGGTGGCGCCCAACGCGCTGATCGTGAAGGCCGATTCGCCCTACAAGACGGTGGCGGATCTCGTCGCCAAGGCGAAGGCCACGCCCGGCAAGCTGAACTTCGCCTCGGGCGGGAGCGGCACGGTGCAGCGCCTGGCCACGGAGCTCTTTCGCCAGAAGCTCCAGCTCGACATGGTGCACGTGCCCTACAAGAGCGGCGGGCCGGCCATTGCCGACTTGATGGGTGGCCAGGTCGACTTCATGTTCGGCACCGTGGCCGCCACCTATCCGCTGATCAGCGCCGGCAAGCTGCGCGCGCTGGCCGTGTCCTCGCCGCAGCGCTCGCCGCGCCTGCCCGACGTGCCCACGGTGGCCGAGACCGTGGTCCCCGGCTACGAGGCCTTCGAGTGGAATGGCATGTTCCTGCCGGCGAAGACCCCGAAGGACGTGGCGGACAAGCTGCAGAAGGCCGTCGTCGACGTGCTCAAGGAAGACGAGGTGCAGCAGCGCCTGAAGGACCTGGGCGCCCAGCCCGTGGGCTCCACGCCGGCCGAGTTCGCGGCCTTCCTCAAGAAGGAAGACGCGAAGTGGGGCGAGGTGGTGAAGAAGGGCGACATCAAGCTGGATTGA
- a CDS encoding Bug family tripartite tricarboxylate transporter substrate binding protein, giving the protein MSHSSRLHRFAMSILATAALLAGPASAQTAAYPTKPVRIVVGFSAGGPTDVVARAFADFASRALGQPFVVDNKPGANTILAAEAVASAPADGYMLLVGATNHTMIPALYSARVKFDAVRSFAPICTVAVSPTVLVVGPALQTPTLAAFLQQVKASPGQRTYATPGTGSSGHFASEQFTRLTGTTMNHIPYKGAAQAVTDLMGGQVDSSFATLGSVLPQVQSGKLTALAVASPQRSALLPKVPTFEEAGVKGYSADAWYGLLAPAGTPPAIVAALEKAAQAFAQAPATVEKLRGLGMDAQSVCGASFGTQLQREVQSYSRIARELDLKTE; this is encoded by the coding sequence ATGTCCCACTCATCCCGCCTACACCGCTTCGCGATGTCGATCCTGGCGACGGCCGCGCTGCTGGCCGGCCCGGCCTCGGCACAGACCGCCGCGTATCCCACCAAGCCGGTCCGCATCGTGGTCGGCTTCTCCGCGGGCGGCCCGACCGACGTGGTGGCCCGCGCCTTCGCGGACTTCGCATCGCGCGCGCTCGGGCAGCCCTTCGTGGTGGACAACAAGCCGGGCGCGAACACCATCCTCGCCGCGGAGGCGGTCGCCAGCGCGCCGGCCGACGGCTACATGCTGCTGGTGGGCGCCACCAACCACACGATGATCCCGGCGCTCTACAGCGCGCGGGTCAAGTTCGACGCGGTGCGTTCCTTCGCGCCGATCTGCACGGTCGCGGTCAGCCCGACCGTGCTCGTGGTCGGCCCGGCCTTGCAGACGCCGACGCTGGCGGCGTTCCTGCAGCAGGTGAAGGCCTCGCCAGGCCAACGCACCTATGCGACACCCGGGACCGGCAGCTCCGGCCATTTCGCCAGCGAGCAGTTCACCCGGCTGACCGGCACGACCATGAACCACATCCCGTACAAGGGCGCCGCGCAGGCCGTGACGGACCTGATGGGCGGGCAGGTCGACAGCTCCTTCGCGACGCTGGGCTCGGTGCTGCCGCAGGTGCAGTCCGGCAAGCTCACGGCGCTTGCGGTCGCCTCGCCGCAGCGCTCGGCGCTGTTGCCGAAGGTGCCGACCTTCGAGGAGGCGGGCGTCAAGGGCTACAGCGCCGATGCCTGGTACGGCCTGCTCGCGCCGGCCGGAACACCGCCGGCGATCGTCGCCGCGCTGGAGAAGGCCGCCCAGGCCTTCGCGCAGGCGCCCGCCACGGTCGAGAAGCTGCGCGGGCTGGGCATGGATGCGCAAAGCGTGTGCGGCGCATCCTTCGGCACGCAACTGCAGCGCGAGGTGCAGAGCTACAGCCGCATCGCGCGCGAGCTCGATCTGAAGACCGAGTGA
- a CDS encoding NAD(P)-dependent oxidoreductase, with amino-acid sequence MSKILVTGADLAPQALALLEGHEVVYAGKTPTEDGLIALCKTHDPVAIIVRYGKVGPAMMDAAPSLRVISKHGSGTDTIDKVAAKARGIEVVAAVGANAAAVAEQALALLLACAKSVVQLNARMHAGHWDKATHKSLELGGRTVGLLGLGAIGQRFAKMADAMGMRVIGFDPYATNLPAYIQSVDLGTLWRESDAISLHCPLTDDNRGLIDAETLAKCKPGVVIVNTARGGLINEADLLAAVQSGQVASAGLDSFAVEPMTAGHPFQGQERIVLSPHIGGVTGDAYVNMGVGAVKNLLAVLAQRATASA; translated from the coding sequence GTGAGCAAGATCCTGGTGACCGGCGCGGACCTTGCGCCGCAGGCGCTGGCCCTGCTCGAAGGCCACGAGGTCGTGTACGCGGGCAAGACGCCCACGGAGGATGGACTGATCGCGCTCTGCAAGACGCATGATCCCGTCGCGATCATCGTGCGCTACGGCAAGGTGGGTCCGGCCATGATGGACGCGGCACCGTCGCTCCGGGTGATCTCGAAGCACGGCAGCGGCACCGACACCATCGACAAGGTGGCCGCCAAGGCGCGTGGCATCGAGGTGGTCGCGGCCGTGGGGGCCAATGCGGCGGCCGTGGCCGAACAGGCGCTGGCGTTGCTGCTGGCCTGTGCGAAGTCCGTGGTGCAGCTGAACGCCCGCATGCATGCGGGCCACTGGGACAAGGCGACGCACAAGAGCCTCGAACTGGGCGGACGCACCGTCGGCCTGCTCGGTCTCGGCGCGATCGGCCAGCGCTTCGCGAAGATGGCCGATGCCATGGGGATGCGGGTCATCGGCTTCGATCCCTATGCGACGAACCTTCCGGCGTACATCCAGTCGGTGGACCTCGGCACCCTCTGGCGCGAGTCGGACGCCATCTCGCTGCACTGCCCGCTGACCGACGACAACCGCGGCCTGATCGATGCAGAGACGCTGGCGAAGTGCAAGCCGGGCGTCGTCATCGTCAACACCGCACGCGGCGGTCTGATCAACGAGGCCGATCTGCTGGCGGCGGTCCAGTCGGGGCAGGTGGCGAGCGCTGGCCTCGACAGCTTCGCGGTGGAGCCGATGACCGCCGGGCACCCTTTCCAGGGTCAGGAACGCATCGTCCTGAGCCCGCACATCGGCGGCGTCACGGGCGATGCCTACGTGAACATGGGTGTGGGCGCTGTGAAAAACCTGCTGGCCGTGCTGGCGCAGCGGGCCACGGCCAGCGCCTGA
- a CDS encoding RraA family protein, giving the protein MSTNAPDILRDFERVPAHIVARAAELQPAILADVAGRRGAMHGRIKALRPRMKLAGTAFTVEVRPGDNLMIHAAIAMAKPGDVLVIDGKGDQSSALMGTIMMTACQKLGIAGVVMDGACRDSIEIDEMDYPVFSVGTNPNGPTKAIGGRIGHPVSVGDVTVYPGDFVIADGDGVVVVEREKIESLLPAAAKKVRDEAARIAAIKEGDTAAKWLTSALRTAGVLKEGETL; this is encoded by the coding sequence ATGTCCACCAACGCCCCCGACATCCTTCGCGACTTCGAACGCGTCCCTGCGCACATCGTGGCCCGGGCGGCCGAACTGCAGCCCGCCATCCTGGCCGACGTGGCCGGCCGGCGCGGCGCGATGCACGGCCGCATCAAGGCGCTGCGTCCGCGCATGAAGCTCGCCGGCACCGCTTTCACCGTGGAAGTCCGCCCCGGCGACAACCTGATGATCCACGCGGCCATCGCCATGGCGAAGCCGGGCGACGTGCTCGTCATCGACGGCAAGGGCGACCAGAGCTCGGCGCTGATGGGCACGATCATGATGACGGCCTGCCAGAAGCTCGGCATCGCCGGTGTCGTGATGGACGGCGCCTGCCGCGACAGCATCGAGATCGACGAGATGGACTACCCGGTGTTCTCGGTCGGCACCAACCCCAACGGCCCCACCAAGGCCATCGGCGGGCGCATCGGCCACCCGGTCTCGGTGGGCGACGTCACCGTGTACCCCGGCGACTTCGTGATCGCCGACGGCGACGGCGTGGTCGTGGTGGAGCGCGAGAAGATCGAGTCCCTGCTGCCCGCGGCAGCCAAGAAGGTGCGCGACGAAGCGGCCCGCATCGCCGCCATCAAGGAAGGCGACACCGCTGCCAAGTGGCTGACCAGCGCGCTGCGCACCGCGGGCGTCCTCAAGGAAGGGGAGACGCTGTGA